ATAACCTTTTTTTGAAAGATTCCTGTATCAGATAACAAGATATCACGGAGCCACTACAACTGTGCCTATAAAAAATGACATGTTTGAAAATGGCATAATAACCAAACTAACAGAAGTTGTAGTAATAACTTTTGCTGAgggcaggattttttttttttttggtggtggttggggggttAGGTTACTTAGCATTTAGACTCATCCAAATTCCCAGCGTGTAGCTACAATAGATGGGAGTTGTAAATAGTGATATAAGTTAATCTCTCTGGTGATTACATTTGTCctccatatttttaaaagcatttttatttaaaaacaaaaatcacctcGGCTAGCATTATCAACAGTTGTGCAGTTTACTTATTATGTTATTGGATTGATTCTTGTTTAATGTCATATTCTTTCTGCTGTCTTTATATTTCAGACTTTTTCAAATCAGCTTCAACAAATGGCAAAAGCACTAGAAGCAACTTAAAGATGAGTGGACATTAACTTGAttgcaaattatattttataccCTTTTGTCTTAATTTAGATTCAAGGTTGTTTGTTGTTCCTAGTATTTATATACACTCTGAAGTTTTTGTGATCAAAGAGCAGTGAAGACATTCTCAGGTTGACTGCAAATCCGATGACTAAGTAGCAGTTCACTCTCAAAATAAAGCAGACTGGATGTCAGGTTGTGCTGGCATGTaggatttgttttattactttgatCTCCTTTGTTGGATCTCTTGTGCTGCTTTGAttataaaatctttgttttatgGATCTGGAGCACAGGATAGGTAACAATATGAGGGTTGAATGTTCTAAGGTGTTTGTGAGTTCTCTTTGACATCTACTTGAATTTTTTGCTGCTGATGTAGTCTTTCAGTCACATTTAATTTTCAGGAATTCATTTTAAGACTTTGATGATTGGTCAGTCTTCCTTGTCTGGAACATTTAATAGAGAGTTGTGaacctggttttttttttttctaattttcagATATTTGTAATCTTTCACTGGTAAATGCATTATAGCATATGCTGTTTACTTTAAAAGTGAGAATATTTCAATAGTATTTTTGAAAACCAATCttacatttagttttttattaGCCTTCTCTATCATCGtttgcaaaatatgaaaaaatttcACAGGTTGGCATaattcttcaaaaacaaaaacctcaaaATTGTGACAAAGGAACTGGTTCTGTGTGATCTGGGAATGACTGTTTGAATATAAAGTGGACATTGTTATGTGCTGTCTATCCTTCAATTACAGATATCAGTATAATTCATTACACAGTGATTATATAATATTCAGAAGAATCTCTTGTGAAGGCCATAAACAGcagttttcagatttttttatttttaaaaaacttcatgTTTCATTAAAGTTGTATAACGGTATAGAAGTATTTGTTTCACATaaagctttttgtttgtgtgttacaCATATAAATTGAAGATtagcaaattatttaaaaaaatatgtaagagTGTGAAAGAGAATAAGCTTGTGCATACAAATACCTTTAGTACTAATACTATAATGCACAGCAAGTAGTCTTGTTTCTATAAGACCTACATAGGAGTAGTCATACATgacaaatggaaaatatttattacaaaaatgataATGGTAGCTTCAAGAGACAGCAGGCAGTGTGCACCATTTCTGATATATGAATGAAAAGATCAAATGTGAATAGGTATGCAACTACTTATTTTCAATAGGAAAAAATGTTCCCATGTTAACAGTTTTGAATGTATGGAGTACATTATAGGCATTCACCTACTAATACTTAAGAATAATTACTCCCTTTAGGTTTTTGGAGTAACACACCATGAAAATATAGATTAACAGTTCAGAAATAATACCCAGAAATaaggggaagggggagataaTGTATTTGGAAGTTTTCTTGGcaaattgtgtttgtatttaatcGATTTCTTTATAATTAGAAATATACAGTTTCCACCTTAAGATTCTGCTTCTGCAGCAGTGACTATATACATTTACTATTATGAAATGTACTCACTTTAAAGCCATAtatctgacaacaacaaaaatactgaaAGAAGCACACATTAAACACAAGACCATTACATAAAAACACTGTTTCTTTAGTCAACTTACCAACTAGTTCATCAAGATGTCACTAAAATAGAATTTTATCACTAgcattcagtttattttacaagaaatggaTTGTCAGTAGAAGAAAAGTCAAGGGGATCAGATACACTAAGACTGAATTATGGATGCTGACTGCAGCACTCCACAGCTGTACATATCTAGAGGTGACACCCGCAGAATCTCTGCATTCTCTGGGTATTCCAGCAAAGAAGAAGTCCTGCATAACCTGTCCTGCTGCCTGGCTGCAGAATTGGTACACAGCCGTCTCACACTGGTACCGAGTCACTGACACACTGATACAATAAATCAAGCATAGTGTACAATATCATATGTTACAGATTTCATAGTTGTATTcttaaaattatgttgttattaAAAGTATGAAGAGATTGTATCTGAGAGCATTGTAATATACAGTGAGTATACATCTTTGTTCCAATTTACATTTCTGGTTTATTGTTTGGTTTTAAGTTTGAGAGAAATTTAGACTGCTCGTAGATACTTTCATGCTGGCAATCTTACTTTTATGTATACATGAATGTGCAGATGCTGGTAGGCAACCAGAATGATGGattgtatttttgtacttaaattgtttgtttttttaaatgaggagAGGAGATGGCAGGAGCTAGTGTATACACATAACAAATGTTGGCTATTTCTAACAATGTGAGCTGATAGAAGAGACTGCTAGTCGCATCATTATAAAATCATCAATGACAATGCTATTCTGAATGGTTAAACTGGAACTGTCTAGGGTCTGCCATAATGTAAACCCTGATGTGATACATTAAGCACCAACAACCAATCATCATGTCTTGAatctattattatcattattattttgtgtctgaaaaactgtttaaaatatgaaaataaggaTTAACAGGAGGGACTTACTTGCAAGCAATGTTCTGTAATGTGATACGGGGTAGTTGGCCTTGGGTTTGAAGATTAACCACTTGCAGAACACCTTGGTTGAAGGTGTTGTAGCACTGGCGCACCTGTGGTGTGCTTAGCAAGCATTGAATGTTCAGCTCAATAACTGTGACACAAGCAAAGATTTTGtggtaaaagaaaaatctgtaaagcttgctttatttttcaccAGACATTAGCAGTTGGTTAAACATAATGACACTTGCTACTCAAGTGATAAGCTACAGGACAAACACATGTTTTCAAAAACAGCTGTTTAGAATCCATGACCTTAAAATTCAcgcccccaccccactctcGGATCTTGGACACATATATTATGTGACCAGATGGCCTTATCACTATATGTTATGAGACTTGCAGTTacatcacaaaattattttacttgcaATTCTTCGTCTTTGGAAACTAAAGTTAGTACAACATTCGCTTAGGAGGGTTTACAGCAGTATAATCTTTACAAACCAGCAATAGTGACTAGGATTTGgaattttgctgttttaaacTTTATGGTGTTCACCACAACCTAATGACAATGTGAGAATTGGTAAAGTTCTGCCCGAGGAGAAAAACTTTAACACGAAAGAACAGGTAATGGTTTTCTCAGGACATAATTTTTGGCAGTCATATTCGGAAATAGGAAAACCGTCTGGTAATTAAGTGCAAAGGACCTAATTAATGCTCCTGATGATGAGATAATGGCGGAAGGGgaattgttttatgtgtgtaaCGTGTTGCTTTCAGCCCTCACTTTGTTCCAAACAAGTTGTATTAATAAGAACAGACAACAATCATGACTGACAGAACAACTACAAAAGATCCTGAGAAGCATAAAACTTTCAAATTGCATACAAGAGTTTAATTCGCGGAGATTCCCTCCTGTGGACAGGTGATTTTCATAACAAAATTTAGTCATGTcaaaaaagaaagctgaagtgaatgAGGTCACAAAAAGAGGTTGGAGATGGTCgcacaacaaattaaaaacggGGAAAAAATGGCGATAAGCATTGCAAGACTGTACGTGCCACAAAATGACCTTAAAAGGTTTTAGTACGACAGTCGAAATAGGAGCCTTGTACTGATAAACTGTTCAACTTATCTATAGTTAGAAAATGGTGTTCCATAGGTGTGGTGCTCTCACGGTTTACCAGCATACGAGAATTCGACCGCATTTTGTGTGCAGAGATGTGGCAATTTAATGTCACCCAAAACCGTATTAAACCCATATCTTTACATTTATAGAAATTTGGGTACACAGTGAACCATTCCAAACGTTCCCGCCAGAAACATCACcattcaaactaaaaaaatgaacgCATCTTCGTTAACGTCTAGTGAGGGGAAGGAAGGTCACCCAGTCTGCACCATCTGCCAGGAGGAACGGCGCTACTTGAAGCAGATTCCATGCAGGCATGTGTTCTGTGAAACCTGCCTTCAGCTGCTAATTAACAGCACAGAGGTAGAAGAAAAATTCCCATGTCCCATGTGTCGAGCTTCAACCTCCGTTCCTGTAGGCGGTGCTTCAGGCTTTGAGACGTACTTCGAACCCACAGCTTCACCAGAGAACATTATGGAGACGACTTCACTGAAGCTCAGTGCCAATAACGAAGCGAAGATTTGCCGAGAATGCGAGGAGGAGGTTACGAAGTACATCTGTGTCCAGTGCAAAAAAGCTGTTTGTACATCGTGTGCAGAAGACCATGGAGAGGATTGTCACACCCTCGTGTTGCTGCGTGGTAGAAACCTCGACCTGGAACGCACGTTGCAGATGACCAACAGCACGAAATGCCAGAAACATGGCAAGCTTGAGATGCAGTTCTACTGCCAGACGTGCAAGGAACCCATCTGTGAGCAATGCAAACTTCTCAGAACTCACCACAGGCATGCGATCGAAGACCTTCCGGAGTCCTGCGTCCGAGCTAAGGAATCTATACTCACCTCCCAGAAACGAGTAACCAGTGGAATACGCTTATTGGAAACTGTACTGAGCGATGTCGAGCGACGTAGGAGCGAACTCAAGCGCCAAAAGTCGCAGGCAGAAGGTGCGATCTGCGCTCAAGCCGAAGAGGCTTGCAGACTGGTTCTTGCTCGCAAGACTGATGCCCTAAACGAGCTGACTGACATGGTGAACACCATCGACCAACAGTACGCTCTGGAGTCTGACAGCGTGTGTAGTAAGCTGTCAGGCTTGAGCGCTATTCACGATCATCTAGACAAAGTGTTGCAGGAAGGGACCAGCGTGGACCTGATCAGAACCTGGGTCAGTGCCGAGAATGGAGTCAGAAGTGCGAAGTACctgaaaaaatttatttccgAGCTACCTAAGGATGTGTTTCGAGTGCAGCTTGAGCAAGCAAGTGTTTGGCCCTCTGAAACAGTGCTTAGATTCATTGGCTTCCCCAAAGAAGATACACGAAGAGCGGGAACTGCCAATTGTTAATGTCACGCCCTTGTTTTTCTGTGACACCTGCATACCAGAGGCTGAGGTCTTTTCACTCTGTCCGATGCGCACGAGCAGTCAGGAAAGAGTCGTGTGGGTGGCTTACAGGGGAAGAAACGAAGTGAAATTTGTTAGTCTTTTTTCCGAGGACGGCAGATGCCTCAGCAAAAAAAGCGAACCTGACAAAGTGGGGCTGGTCAACATTAACGGGCACTGCCGAAGGACAAAGCTAAAAGAAATAGTATTTTCCAAGCGGACTTTAAGAGCTTACATAAAATGCAATGTCTTTAataaagagattgtctttgacGTGCCAGCATCTGTGCACCTGCACGATTTGTACAAACAGAACGGTTTCGTCATTTTGTGCAAACGCCCTCTCGCGATGGATGCCAACGAAGACAAAACCATCTTTGCGGTGCTGGATGATGACTTTCGAGTTTACATCTTTCGGCGAGGCGAGAGTCTCCCGTTCTCCAGCTACCCGCCGGCAAACAGCAAAAGCGTCGTCGGGTTCATTGCTGACGTCTGCTTCTACCGCCTGGCTGACCgtgaggtgttgttgctggCCGACAAGGGACATGACGACCTGCACGTGGTGGACGTGCAGAGAGGTGTCGACTGGTGCGTGGCCTCACTTCCGGTACTGCGGCAGACGAACTGCTTGCCGAAGCCACGGCGCTCAACGTGGACCCAGAAACCGGTCTCTTATGGGTCGGCTGCCGCGGAGGAAGAATCCTAACCTGCGGGGATACTGGAGTGCAAGTGGAGAGCAGCCTGAGAAAGGCCCTGGGTTGgctgaaaataaattgataCGGACCTGGAGTTCTGTAGACTCATCCACTCTGGCAAACTACTGAAGTGCACGTTGTGCCAGAAGGCTTTAACGATCTAATAGTCACTCCTCAACTTCAGCGGTCATCTGCGTGCATGTTTTATTGTGAAAAACTACCTATATATGCATGCTGTGTGTAGGAGGGGTGTCGGAGGCTGGCTTCTGAAAGACTACTACAGAAACCTACTCAAGTGGAGCTTATGTGAGGGGGCTTCAGAAAGACCATGACAGCAAACTTCTCTACTTTGCGAACTTTAGAAAGATTACAACGGCAAACTTTTCACGTGCCTTTTGTGAAAGCGAATTTCAGTGGGTTGTACAAACGCATATCTATAACTGAGGTCAGCTTGAACAAtgatggggggaaaaaaataacaaaaaccagGTCAGATGACAAGACAAGACGCATATAAAGCCACTGAGAGCTAACGATAAGTGTAACACGGTATGACAAGAACGATGGATAAGACTGTTATCTAAGTGTGTAGGGCATAATCGCACTTGTGGTACATTATCAATAACACGTTGAAACGTGGTGGataatgtgttgttgttttttttgtttttttttttttttttggtttttttggggggggctgcatttcataaatgttttgtgtattcTTTTCCACGAATACAAGTTTTCGCTttataaaattttctgtttgaaCTTATTGTCTAAGTGAGAGGGTTAAAAGTTAATAGTTAAtaactgtttattgtttacttagTCAAAGGGTGTAAACGCGTTAATGCGTGTATGTGTGGCATGAGGACGTGTGCGGGCCGTGGGTCATATCTACGTGCTTCAGTTGGAATCAGtctcttttattcatttatttttatttatttatttatttttttttttttttttgctttcttgcttCACCACTTCATCTCTCGCATGCAGATAACTCACAAAGGCTGAAGAAGTACAGTACTGTGTTAACATACGCCTGCACGCTCGCGTgagcgctctctctctcataaagCAAGGGCAGATAGAGAAAGATTTCGCACGTAGGAGGGAAGAGAAATACGGTTACCAAAAGTGTAacagataaaggaaaaaaaatgtgtgaaggAAAATAACCAGACTTATACCCTAGATGCAATTCGATATTTAAGAAAGGTGAAGTGTATAATAGGTAGTACATATATTGAGTAAAACACACCGTTGATGTCTTGACACAGCCCTCTATAGGCAACGTCCATGGCGAGCGGGTCAAACAACAAGGACAGGAAGGCGTCCGGAGGGTCATTAGAATTCGGAAGTCTGTCCCGGAAACACTGAATGTACTGCTGAAAATTTCTGTCAAGAAAACTTATATTTATTGCATTACGCTCAAGAGGAATGTATAATAATGAGTACTATTCtagaacaaaattaataaaggCGTAGATTTATTGATACTGATTACAGTTGTAAGGACCTGTCTGGTAGTCAATGATGATAGAATGATAATGTAGTTTGCAACTTGGCCGGCCTGAGGATCCATGCCCTCTGAAgagacttttttgtttgtttgttcttgaaATACTTTGTCACAGTTTTTCCGTACATGGAAGTTTATGTTGCAGTGTTtcaatatctctctctctctcacacgcacgcacacatatagtCTCTATATAAGGAAATACCTTTCGTAACCAGCGCAATGTCACATGCTAAACATGAGTGTATGAGCAGGACTCGTGTTCTTCCTTCGGTCATAATTATATATGCAGCACTGTCAATTAACACAATAGCCAGCATTTTAAATCCGGATGAAAAGGATAGTTCCACCAACGGAAACCTGTATTTGAGAAAGTGGATCTTGAATGGTTCTTCTTAAATTCGCTCTCAACGTAGACTAGTACTTACTGACAGATGGAGTGAAAGGCATTCAGTGTGGCTTCTTGTGCTGTGGTCGGCTGTTGCTGgttgatgttattgttgttgacgTTCCGGAGCTGCTCAAGTAAACACTGCTGGGCCACCGACTGACCGCTGACATTCACCCACAAAGACAAAAAACCTGTTGAAGAGACATTTTAATGATTTCATGTATTTGAATTTCAGACATTATGTCACATGCCTTAAGATATTCTTAGACATGCCATATCGacgaataaaaagattttcattttttgtgataCTGTCCGATGTCTGATaaatctaagaaaaaaaagtttaattccAAAAAAGTATTACAATTGACCTAATAACTTTATTGATGctgatataaaaaattaaataatattgtataaccttgttaaattttattccaaaaaaataaagacaagaaatactactctattttaaaacatattcttcATCCAATGTATAGTATATTTTTCCTGTAATATATTGTATACTAATCTTTTTCGAATGGGCCCAAAGACCTAACAAAATAAGCTATTCATATTCGTGCAAAACAGTTCATTAATAGTTTCTCGATTCTAGGGACAAGGTTAAACATTAGCGTTGAGCATGCGTGGGGGATGTTCATTTAAGTATTTTATCTCTATTCTGTTCTGAACATCAGtaacaaaaatcatttgaacTTTCGAAaactaaataaagttttttgtaAATACTTGCCTTTCGTAggcctttattttatttatttattttgttggagCATGGGTGGGTTGGTACGGAGGTGAGGTACGGTATAAGGGTTTAGCTGAAAGACCCAAGTGTTTGGGTATTTTTATTGATAGTACACAAATTGTTTTCACAACACATTGGTAGTATTCTCGGACTGATTTAAGATTTGGTTTTActctaataaataatatgataatGTCAGAGTCTAAAAACTATAGTTGAAGTGTCAGTTTAGACTTTTGCAAATTCAACGGTGAAGACcgaacaaataaaacttacacAAAAATTGCATGTGTGCTTACTTACTATCAAGGAAAGATTAGAGATGATAGATTCTTGTTCATAAAAGGTATGCaactttatcataaaaataGAGTTTTCCCTTACCCAGAACAAGCGCTAGCAGCTTCATAGCCGTTACCTGTCGGTTTCAGTATCCCAGGAGTAATGGACGGCCAGATGGACGCACCAGCAaggtgtttgaaaaaaaaaatactccagtCCCTAAGCTAACGTGAGCTATTGATTGATGtcttttcaggtttttttattCTGACTAATCAACACGTCATATTTCATACAAAATGGAGAACAAAAGCAATATGTATATTGCCCACTGGACCGCCTTCACGATGACTTCTCCcgaaaagatgtttttgtcatACTTTCGAGTTTAGTTgtcaaaagcaaagaaagttttcttcctttttcctggCCCATGGGGAGATTACGAGAATGTCAGGCCGGAGCCCTCAAAGTCTCTTCTCAAAGCTGACCTCAGGAGCAGACGTGATCGCCAGGTCGTGACGTAGCAGTGGTTGCACGAGCTACGTGTTGCCCTCACCTCTCGCGGTGTCAAACGTGCTGCCTCCCTGTGATCACGGATCAAAGGCTAAGTAGCAGGTGATCAGGCCCAGGCGAAGGATACACTGACTAGTGTTTCTGTGTCTATTAGCGACGTCGCCATcctcaaaacaattttttttctttgggagGGAGTGGGTGGGTAGAGCCCAAACCCAAAGTTCACTACATGCGCACATGCATTTCTCTCAAGTTTCCACCTTTCACAAAATTTTGTCAAAGCTACCCCAGTTGCGGTATACAAGGTGGACTGAGACAGATAATTATAATCTCTGCATTATGAGACGCGGTGTACTTCTTTTCTAAGATATGTCTTACGCCGAAAGAGACTTAGCTTAAGTGCTTAAGACTCCACTCCTTGAAGGGATGGAAGATCAGGGGAGACCTTATTCAAATGTTTAAGGGATTTCTTGGACGTGAGGACATTGGTAAACAGGTCTTTTCTCCTCTCTAGAAACTAACATGAGGAGAAATTCagaatgaaaagtttttatCAGACGTTGTATTACTACAAAAGCtcaaaattgtatttttcacaGCTGCTGGTGATCTGAACTTTATAAATCCATTTCACAGTTTTGATGGATAGTAAAATATGTATGAAAACTCAGACCCAGACTTCAAGTGacttaaaggggaaaaaaaataagccgaaagacaaagacaataaTAGCTAGTCCCTACAACAACTACTGCTGATCAAGTGATCATATGTAAAAAGTGATGGGAGGCCTTATGAATGATGGACAATAACAATGCGGAGCTCTTTTGAGGTTTTCAGAACATGAGGTAATGATTAAGACAGTATTGCGGTGTTAGAGTTACAATTCCTGGATCATCGTAAGACGAATAACTCCGAACAATCGCAAGTTAtgttttcattagtcaagaacgAATGTCAGAGGTTTGAAGACGATCAGATACCGTCGTAGTTCTGGTCATAAACGATCCGCAGATAATGCTTCATCGATTCTGCTGGCAACTTCCAGAAAACCAAAGTTTTCGGGTTCCGGGGAAAGTATGGCTGAGGAGCTGAAACTTGAAGGAAACTGACGGAAGGACACAATAAGGATTGACAGATAGCTCTCAATTCTTAGTTTGGTGGGTGGTGGTGCATGATCATTCTTAGATGTAGGGGGCGATTCGTGTGgttaattttgaaaacaaaccagACTCTAGCCTACTAGTAGTTCACTGACCCTTTATGCGTCCGCGCTAAATTTTTAGACAGTCGAGTGGTATCGAGTTACACGAGATTGAGAAGTAACAGATGTGTGATGCACTTTGATGTCCAAGCCTTAGTACACTACACTGAATCAACGTGGATGGGTCTCTGCTGATTATCAAGCAGGCTCTGTTCAGTCTCGTGCATGGATTGCAAGGGCATTGATCAAGAGGAACAGACGGGGGTATCTATAAAACCTGAAAGTAATTACTCAGCAGGTAACTCTAGTCAGGTTCGCTCATCAGCCTGAACAATGGTGCATTGCCTAACCGCTCGGTTcggttttgcttgttttttggtATTCGAGCTATGTCAAAGTAGGGTCGTTCGCATGACGGTACTATATGTCAGAAGAACAGCTACATTCACTCTCGATTCTCAGAGGCCGACACGACATATTGTGTCAAACCGTGCATTAGACAGTCTGAGGTTTTCGAACCTCATCCTGAACAAAAGGCAATTGGTCACACTGACTTTGTGGGTAATCTCGATAAAGATTAATGCTAAAGAGGAAACCACCTACAAACCCCCAAATGCCTTGTGAGAAATCTTGGAAAAGATAAAGGCTAACGGAGTGAGCCCTCACCGAAAATCGGGATGTTATCACCGCATCAGGGTGTAAGCTCTCCATCATGAATGTATAcctcagtggttcttaaccttttttgaggtaccgaacccacaagtttcatatgcacattcaccgaacccttctttagtgtcatcacgcaTTGACCGAActcttctttagtgtcatcacgaattgcgggtgtgtcttgacctccgtggcggagactcgatccgccgaacccctgagaccgactcaccaaaCCTAGGGTtagatcgaaccccggttaagaaccactggtgtaCCTGCATCCCCGGACGAAGGCTTTCCACGATTGGGACCAGTCCCCTCGTGTTCGTGTCCAACCCAGatagcattgaaacattttataaatgtttataaaaagtttacacattatgttttaataatgtttgcacaaaatgttcataaaacgTAAATTATGCCCATTAAAAttacgttttaaaaacgtttaattaAGAGCTTCTGGAAAcgagttttaaaagttttataaacgtatttttgtaaatgttttacaaatgttttaagcaaaatgtttcaataatgtttgcagaaaatgttattttaaacgtTTAATATGCCCATTAAAGTTaggttttaaaaacgtttaattttaaaccacaCATACTCTCTGAAGTTCCACTTCAAACCTGGTAAGAATGACatacacagattttcatttccttttcatgaaaacatatttaatgtcattgagTATAAACCcaggaaacatttacatcatacaataacaatttatcttacttgtacaacaaatggtgaccatttgtgataacaatgaatcaatgatactcaaaaaaaaaaaaaaaaaagagaaaaaagtataggaattaattaaacagtgataaatgaaagcaaaggaattttcttaaatgaacagacttttaaatatttcaatttcaaatgattaaaggaGAGGTGTTGGGGCCCCGTGCTCCATTGGGAGTcgcaaggaataattaaactaaaattaaatagaactttagatttactataaaaaagagtgaaatgcaaatgtacatttgaatgatgcacaaaatacacaaaaatatggttATATCCCtctgtagataacaacattcaaatctCTATCCTTATACAATAGACATATTCCAAT
This is a stretch of genomic DNA from Pomacea canaliculata isolate SZHN2017 linkage group LG3, ASM307304v1, whole genome shotgun sequence. It encodes these proteins:
- the LOC112560716 gene encoding E3 ubiquitin-protein ligase TRIM56-like, which encodes MNASSLTSSEGKEGHPVCTICQEERRYLKQIPCRHVFCETCLQLLINSTEVEEKFPCPMCRASTSVPVGGASGFETYFEPTASPENIMETTSLKLSANNEAKICRECEEEVTKYICVQCKKAVCTSCAEDHGEDCHTLVLLRGRNLDLERTLQMTNSTKCQKHGKLEMQFYCQTCKEPICEQCKLLRTHHRHAIEDLPESCVRAKESILTSQKRVTSGIRLLETVLSDVERRRSELKRQKSQAEGAICAQAEEACRLVLARKTDALNELTDMVNTIDQQYALESDSVCSKLSGLSAIHDHLDKVLQEGTSVDLIRTWVSAENGVRSAKYLKKFISELPKDVFRVQLEQASVWPSETVLRFIGFPKEDTRRAGTANC
- the LOC112560722 gene encoding uncharacterized protein LOC112560722, encoding MKLLALVLGFLSLWVNVSGQSVAQQCLLEQLRNVNNNNINQQQPTTAQEATLNAFHSICQNFQQYIQCFRDRLPNSNDPPDAFLSLLFDPLAMDVAYRGLCQDINVIELNIQCLLSTPQVRQCYNTFNQGVLQVVNLQTQGQLPRITLQNIACNVSVTRYQCETAVYQFCSQAAGQVMQDFFFAGIPRECRDSAGVTSRYVQLWSAAVSIHNSVLVYLIPLTFLLLTIHFL